One segment of Rhizobium jaguaris DNA contains the following:
- the cysC gene encoding adenylyl-sulfate kinase, with protein MSYPFSISAHDMEEHLVQEDKTPVLRFITCGSVDDGKSTLIGRLLCDADLVFEDQLADLRRIGIRGGNGEEIDFSLLLDGLEAEREQGITIDVAYRYFSTSKRKFIVADTPGHHEYTRNMVTGASTADLAIILVDSRQGMLQQTRRHSYLASLLGIRHVVLAVNKIDLVDFSEPVFDAIVAEYVSFSAKLGFASITAIPMSARFGDNVVLKSGQLPWYEGPALLEYLETVELDPADKQRASRFPVQLVMRPNPDFRGYAGRIASGKIAVGDPVVVSKSGRRSSVRAIIAPDGNQISAAEGEPVTLVLADELDVSRGDMLVDPASRPFVADQFQAHLIWFDANPMLPGRSYLLRTETDSVGATVTALKHQLNVDSFVREPAKLLQMNEVGVCNIMTQRPIVFDAYEENRSTGNFIIVDRVSSATVGAGMIDFPLRRADNVHWQALDVDKAARTALKNQKSAVLWFTGLSGSGKSTIANALEALLYTCGKHTYLLDGDNIRHGLNRDLGFTAADRVENIRRVAEVARLMADAGLIVICSFISPFREERRMARELLEEGEFIEIFVDTPLEECARRDPKGLYKKAFAGNIANFTGVSSPYEAPEDPELHLKTVGQEPATLALQIEEFLRRRMEEKQRLA; from the coding sequence ATGTCATATCCTTTTTCGATATCAGCGCATGACATGGAAGAGCATCTGGTCCAAGAGGACAAAACACCGGTTCTTCGATTCATCACCTGCGGCTCGGTCGACGACGGCAAATCGACCTTGATCGGTCGATTGCTTTGCGATGCGGATTTGGTCTTCGAAGACCAATTGGCAGACCTTCGCCGCATCGGTATCCGCGGCGGCAATGGCGAGGAAATCGATTTCTCTCTGCTGCTCGACGGCCTTGAGGCAGAGCGCGAGCAGGGCATCACCATTGATGTCGCATATCGCTATTTCTCCACGTCGAAGCGCAAGTTCATCGTTGCCGATACGCCCGGTCACCACGAATATACGCGCAATATGGTAACGGGCGCATCGACGGCCGATCTTGCCATCATCCTCGTCGACAGCCGCCAAGGCATGCTCCAGCAAACGCGCAGGCACTCCTATCTCGCCTCGCTTCTCGGCATACGCCATGTCGTGCTGGCGGTGAACAAGATCGATCTCGTGGATTTCAGCGAGCCGGTATTTGATGCCATCGTGGCCGAATATGTAAGCTTCTCGGCGAAGCTGGGTTTTGCCAGCATAACGGCCATTCCGATGTCCGCCCGCTTCGGAGACAATGTTGTGCTGAAATCCGGGCAATTACCCTGGTATGAAGGCCCGGCCCTTCTTGAATATCTGGAAACTGTTGAACTCGACCCAGCTGATAAGCAAAGAGCCTCACGTTTTCCTGTTCAGCTCGTCATGCGGCCCAATCCGGATTTTCGCGGCTATGCGGGCCGGATCGCATCCGGAAAAATTGCCGTCGGCGATCCGGTGGTCGTCTCTAAATCAGGGCGGCGCTCCTCGGTCAGGGCGATCATTGCACCCGACGGCAACCAGATATCTGCCGCAGAAGGGGAACCGGTAACCTTGGTTCTTGCCGACGAGTTAGATGTCTCCAGGGGCGACATGCTGGTTGACCCCGCCTCAAGACCTTTTGTCGCCGACCAATTCCAGGCGCATCTCATTTGGTTCGATGCCAATCCGATGCTCCCCGGACGAAGCTACCTCTTGCGAACGGAAACGGACAGTGTCGGCGCCACGGTGACTGCGCTCAAGCACCAACTGAATGTCGACAGCTTCGTTCGCGAACCAGCTAAATTGCTTCAGATGAACGAGGTGGGCGTCTGCAACATCATGACGCAACGACCGATCGTGTTTGACGCCTACGAGGAAAATAGGTCAACGGGCAATTTCATCATCGTCGATCGGGTAAGCAGCGCGACCGTCGGTGCCGGCATGATTGATTTCCCGCTTCGTCGTGCCGACAACGTTCATTGGCAAGCGCTCGACGTCGACAAGGCCGCTCGCACCGCGCTTAAGAACCAAAAGTCCGCTGTTCTTTGGTTCACCGGTCTGTCGGGCTCGGGCAAGTCGACGATCGCCAACGCACTCGAGGCGCTCCTGTATACATGCGGCAAGCATACCTATCTCCTGGACGGAGATAACATACGCCACGGTCTCAATCGCGATCTTGGCTTTACCGCGGCTGATCGGGTCGAGAATATACGCCGCGTCGCCGAGGTCGCCAGGTTGATGGCCGACGCTGGGCTGATCGTAATTTGTTCCTTCATTTCGCCCTTCCGAGAGGAGCGACGTATGGCGCGCGAGCTTTTGGAGGAAGGCGAGTTCATCGAGATCTTTGTCGACACGCCTTTGGAGGAATGTGCGCGGCGCGATCCGAAGGGACTCTATAAAAAGGCCTTTGCCGGCAACATTGCCAACTTCACCGGCGTCTCGTCTCCCTATGAGGCGCCTGAGGATCCGGAACTTCATCTCAAAACGGTTGGCCAGGAGCCGGCGACGTTAGCGCTTCAGATAGAGGAGTTCCTTCGAAGGCGAATGGAGGAGAAACAGCGCCTGGCTTAA
- the nifB gene encoding nitrogenase cofactor biosynthesis protein NifB, with the protein MTASMISLDSLASAKTSHRRLTIAKSSNCKSSSCGSTAKPNDIDAAVWEKIKDHPCYSEEAHHYFARMHVAVAPACNIQCNYCNRKYDCANESRPGVVSEKLTPDQALRKVIAVANEVPQLSVLGIAGPGDACYDWQRTKATFEKVIAEIPDIKLCISTNGLALPDHVDELASMNVDHVTITINMVDPQIGAKIYPWIFYNHRRYTGIEAAEILHERQMLGLEMLAARGILTKINSVMIPGVNDEHLIEVNRWVKERGAFLHNVMPLISEPAHGTYYGLTGQRAPRPIELKALQDRLENGAKLMRHCRQCRADAVGLLGEDRGKEFMLDQIPGELSYDDRNRAAYREVVAQERSIHAAAKSEAIEMVKAAGPDGSLQIAVATKGGGRINEHFGHAKEFQIYEASPRGIAFVGHRKIEQYCRGGWGDDATLDAVIVALEGIDIVLCAKIGDCPKKRLADAGIRAMHAYSYDYIETAISAVYAAEFGVGPLTATA; encoded by the coding sequence ATGACTGCATCGATGATTTCGCTTGATAGCCTGGCCAGCGCCAAAACGTCCCACCGCAGGCTGACTATCGCGAAGTCCAGTAACTGCAAATCTTCGTCCTGCGGCTCAACCGCCAAGCCGAACGACATAGACGCAGCAGTCTGGGAGAAGATAAAGGATCATCCGTGCTATTCAGAAGAAGCACACCACTATTTCGCGCGCATGCACGTCGCCGTCGCGCCAGCCTGCAATATCCAATGCAACTACTGCAATCGCAAATATGACTGCGCCAACGAAAGCCGGCCCGGGGTCGTCTCGGAAAAGCTGACGCCAGACCAGGCTCTGCGCAAGGTCATTGCGGTCGCCAACGAAGTGCCCCAGCTTTCGGTCCTAGGCATCGCCGGGCCGGGCGATGCCTGTTACGACTGGCAGAGAACTAAGGCAACATTCGAAAAGGTTATCGCTGAAATCCCCGATATCAAGCTGTGCATCTCGACCAACGGGCTAGCACTGCCAGATCATGTCGACGAGCTTGCAAGCATGAATGTCGATCACGTGACCATCACCATCAATATGGTCGACCCGCAAATCGGTGCGAAGATATACCCCTGGATTTTTTACAACCACCGGCGCTACACCGGCATCGAAGCCGCCGAAATCCTGCACGAGCGGCAGATGTTGGGCCTGGAGATGCTGGCGGCTCGAGGCATCCTCACCAAGATCAATTCGGTCATGATACCCGGCGTCAACGACGAGCACTTGATCGAGGTGAACAGATGGGTGAAGGAGCGTGGCGCGTTCTTGCACAACGTCATGCCGTTGATTTCGGAGCCGGCGCACGGCACCTACTACGGCCTGACCGGGCAACGCGCTCCGCGGCCAATCGAATTGAAGGCGCTTCAGGATCGTCTCGAAAACGGCGCCAAGCTGATGCGCCATTGCCGGCAGTGCCGTGCTGATGCCGTCGGCCTACTGGGCGAGGACCGTGGCAAGGAATTTATGCTCGACCAAATTCCTGGCGAGCTCTCCTACGACGACCGCAATCGCGCGGCATACCGCGAGGTAGTCGCGCAAGAGAGAAGCATTCACGCAGCAGCCAAGAGCGAGGCGATAGAAATGGTCAAGGCGGCAGGCCCTGACGGGTCACTTCAAATCGCGGTAGCGACCAAGGGCGGCGGCCGCATCAACGAACATTTCGGCCATGCGAAAGAATTCCAGATTTATGAGGCTTCCCCGAGAGGAATCGCCTTCGTCGGCCATCGCAAGATCGAGCAGTATTGCCGCGGCGGTTGGGGTGACGACGCCACACTCGACGCCGTCATCGTTGCGCTCGAAGGGATCGACATCGTGCTCTGCGCCAAGATCGGAGATTGTCCTAAGAAGCGGCTGGCGGACGCCGGCATTCGAGCAATGCACGCTTATAGCTATGATTACATCGAAACCGCAATCAGTGCGGTTTATGCCGCCGAGTTTGGAGTCGGCCCGCTGACGGCGACGGCGTGA
- a CDS encoding SIR2 family NAD-dependent protein deacylase has protein sequence MTARLNSDHLSVCRDHHAERQLHLLKEALVADELIPYLGPGLLQLSSAAPPVPDRPAAVAAALNKRATVSSKIRSNMWSVAQFIEQRRHRRTLQAWMAEIFAPSVPPTALHLWLATLPLSLIIDSWYDGTMRAAIAAKGRTDVVEIQGITRANEKAHIWTKTYDLSGRELGPGPVARTVLYAPHGSVRPAANFLVSDSDYVEVLTEIDIQTPIPERVKERRTNRGFFFVGCRFDDQMLRIFARQIMKRSNGPHFAVIDAETMTKNERRFCAECTITLIDLSISEVAAGLVDPT, from the coding sequence ATGACTGCGCGTCTTAACTCCGATCATCTTTCGGTCTGCAGGGATCATCACGCCGAAAGGCAACTTCATTTGCTGAAGGAAGCGCTCGTCGCGGATGAGCTCATCCCATATCTCGGTCCCGGGCTCCTGCAACTGAGTTCGGCGGCACCGCCTGTACCGGACAGGCCGGCGGCCGTTGCAGCAGCTCTTAACAAACGGGCGACCGTCTCTTCCAAGATACGCAGTAACATGTGGTCGGTCGCGCAATTTATCGAGCAGCGCAGGCATCGTCGGACGCTTCAAGCCTGGATGGCGGAGATATTCGCCCCATCCGTGCCGCCGACTGCCCTCCACCTCTGGCTTGCGACGCTGCCACTCTCGCTCATCATCGACAGTTGGTACGACGGAACGATGCGAGCAGCCATCGCGGCGAAAGGCCGAACAGACGTTGTCGAGATACAGGGCATCACGCGGGCAAACGAGAAAGCGCACATTTGGACGAAAACCTACGATTTGTCCGGGAGGGAGCTCGGCCCCGGCCCAGTGGCAAGGACGGTGCTTTATGCGCCGCATGGGAGCGTTCGGCCCGCCGCCAACTTTCTCGTCTCCGATTCTGATTATGTCGAAGTCCTGACCGAAATCGATATCCAGACGCCGATCCCTGAAAGAGTGAAGGAGCGACGCACCAATCGCGGTTTTTTCTTCGTCGGCTGCCGCTTCGACGATCAGATGTTACGCATTTTCGCCCGCCAGATCATGAAGCGTTCCAACGGGCCACACTTCGCCGTGATTGACGCCGAAACCATGACCAAAAACGAACGCCGCTTCTGCGCGGAATGCACCATCACCCTGATCGACCTGTCGATTAGCGAGGTTGCGGCTGGTCTTGTCGATCCGACATAG
- a CDS encoding AAA family ATPase produces MDHFTIIQALCRAAMADASPALRKQIERLRDALAKDGEQQQSAALASILTTADRTKELAPSRIERSKTQIFGEPLTRNTPVPVDRETSAPLADIIFPADIQSAAPLFNETVSQAIGTIIDEWANFDALAEIDIRPSKTCLIYGVPGTGKTRLALWIAQQLDLPVVLVKLDGLVSSFLGTTARNIGNLFTFANRHRCVLLLDEFDAIAKVRDDPQEVGEIKRVVNALLQNLDIRRDVGFTIGITNHPKLLDSAVWRRFEVQLEIPKPDFEIRKAIAAHFMRPVKAPDSHLRLISWFTEGSTGAEIESLVRTYKKATTVRDEDRRGLLDTLRQFATLNAARVQSERRALLFDDAGNLFRAMRDDPILGFSMADIGEIAGKDKSTVSRQLGRVAKMGEGEVSNG; encoded by the coding sequence ATGGACCATTTTACTATCATCCAAGCCCTCTGCCGCGCCGCGATGGCGGATGCCTCTCCAGCTCTGCGCAAGCAGATCGAGCGCCTGCGTGACGCATTAGCCAAAGATGGCGAACAGCAGCAGTCGGCTGCCTTGGCCAGCATTCTTACGACTGCCGACCGGACCAAGGAACTTGCCCCGAGCCGCATCGAACGGTCCAAGACGCAGATTTTTGGTGAACCTCTGACCCGCAACACGCCGGTGCCTGTCGATCGTGAAACGTCGGCCCCGCTTGCTGACATTATCTTTCCGGCTGACATCCAGTCAGCGGCTCCCTTGTTCAACGAGACCGTCAGTCAGGCTATCGGCACAATCATTGATGAATGGGCAAATTTCGATGCGCTCGCCGAAATCGACATTCGGCCATCGAAGACCTGTCTCATCTACGGTGTTCCCGGAACGGGCAAAACTCGTCTGGCACTCTGGATCGCCCAGCAGCTTGATCTGCCCGTAGTGCTTGTGAAGCTTGACGGCCTCGTGTCATCGTTTCTCGGCACGACGGCGCGAAACATCGGCAACCTGTTTACGTTCGCGAACCGCCATCGTTGCGTTTTGCTGCTGGATGAGTTCGACGCCATCGCGAAAGTTCGAGATGATCCGCAGGAGGTCGGCGAGATCAAGCGGGTGGTGAACGCGCTCCTGCAGAATCTCGATATTCGCCGCGATGTGGGCTTTACGATTGGCATCACCAATCATCCCAAGCTACTGGATTCGGCTGTCTGGCGGCGCTTCGAGGTCCAGCTCGAAATCCCCAAGCCCGACTTCGAGATCCGTAAGGCTATTGCCGCGCATTTCATGCGCCCTGTGAAGGCGCCAGACAGCCATTTGCGTCTGATTTCGTGGTTCACCGAGGGCTCCACCGGGGCTGAGATCGAGTCGCTCGTGCGGACATACAAAAAGGCGACGACTGTACGAGATGAGGACAGGCGCGGGCTTTTGGACACGCTGCGACAGTTCGCGACCCTGAACGCGGCGCGGGTTCAAAGCGAACGGCGGGCGTTGCTGTTCGATGATGCAGGCAATCTGTTCCGCGCGATGCGCGATGACCCGATCCTTGGCTTCTCCATGGCTGATATTGGCGAAATCGCCGGCAAGGACAAATCAACAGTCAGCCGGCAGCTTGGCCGTGTAGCCAAGATGGGCGAAGGTGAGGTTTCCAATGGCTAG
- a CDS encoding 4Fe-4S binding protein has protein sequence MAFKIIASQCTQCGACEFECPSGAIELKRDNYVIDPDKCTECEGAFETQQCAAVCPVPKTCVPA, from the coding sequence ATGGCTTTCAAGATCATCGCATCCCAATGCACCCAGTGCGGAGCCTGCGAGTTCGAATGTCCATCAGGTGCGATAGAACTCAAGCGTGATAACTACGTGATCGATCCGGATAAATGCACAGAATGCGAGGGAGCTTTCGAGACGCAGCAATGCGCAGCGGTATGTCCGGTACCGAAGACCTGCGTTCCAGCCTGA
- a CDS encoding S8 family peptidase: MASPIQIVLNPENYEEARDAGGGGGHKDFFAHRDAEFAKHKAALMNQIDTISGVLSAQAQGDVGFVKVILRREAWAKSHRPVASLFRNDRTPVVGGGDLGVMIVAARPGALQQVSSEIDKAESHTEMRFNENKQKDEPHPTARKSETGAIDRIELYGPSDRRSFSVEEAVAWLSKPATGGSYQVELFEALPPRSEWDRLDAGQRRLVESFIAGFSQLNGGVTVERLPNHRNRHPLLSVRLDQSSDQPVLQLTGSTVSERRRELAPFSADTGRHARLLGFLDSHPLVRRIELPGIVVRASQSVNPIARTRPTDLALPVRDSRRTHPRMGIIDGGISDALSEWVIDRWDILADEDVDLAHGTFIGGLAAVGGALNGVEICSEPDGAELVDVAVFPNERKAGAFASYYPEGLPQFFDEMETAVSDARARHGVRVFNMSLNILQPAAPDRYSPHAARLDHIAESNNAIMFISAGNIQPQDLRAEWPADATAALANLATARNDSLLTPAESARNVAVAALNPPGHSGCVAFAPTRFSRRGPGLRAGVKPDLAHIGGAGSLHPELGHGLFSILPDGTVVDGCGTSYAAPLAAKTAAVLDHAIEGEVSRETLIALMVHHAEMPVPLQPKELAPIARHMVGFGLPPSADRILETGDHSITLVFASRIQRDQQINFRFPWPASLVGPGGKCRGRAKITLVSTPPLDARFGSEFVRVNINATLQQEKPKGGWKGQLEPLYLPSKREAQVIEAERIEYDLKWSPVKVLAKTFPKGVGASSNWRLFVDYLTRAGEVMPEEGVPFTAIVTISDPDAEQPVFNDMRQSLQALGTQIADIRTAARITPRV, encoded by the coding sequence ATGGCTAGCCCGATCCAGATCGTCCTCAACCCCGAGAATTATGAGGAAGCCCGCGACGCTGGCGGCGGAGGCGGACACAAGGACTTCTTCGCGCATCGCGATGCCGAATTCGCCAAGCACAAGGCGGCCCTCATGAACCAGATCGACACGATCTCGGGGGTTCTGAGTGCTCAAGCTCAGGGTGACGTCGGCTTTGTGAAAGTCATCCTGCGCCGGGAGGCATGGGCCAAGAGCCATCGCCCGGTCGCGAGTCTATTCCGCAACGATCGCACGCCGGTCGTGGGCGGGGGTGATCTGGGTGTCATGATCGTTGCCGCGCGCCCCGGCGCCCTGCAGCAAGTCTCATCGGAGATCGACAAAGCCGAGTCTCATACGGAGATGCGTTTCAACGAGAACAAGCAGAAGGACGAACCTCATCCCACTGCTCGCAAGAGCGAGACGGGTGCGATTGACCGGATCGAACTTTATGGCCCCTCAGACCGCCGTAGCTTCTCCGTGGAGGAGGCGGTTGCATGGCTCTCCAAGCCAGCGACCGGCGGCAGCTATCAAGTCGAATTATTCGAGGCCCTGCCGCCCCGTTCCGAATGGGATCGTCTCGATGCGGGCCAACGCCGGCTCGTCGAGAGCTTCATCGCAGGTTTCAGCCAGCTCAATGGCGGCGTGACGGTCGAACGGCTGCCTAATCACCGCAACAGGCATCCGCTCCTTTCCGTCCGCCTTGACCAATCGAGCGATCAGCCGGTCCTGCAACTGACCGGTTCCACGGTCAGTGAACGCCGCCGCGAGTTGGCGCCATTCAGCGCTGACACTGGGCGCCACGCCCGCCTGCTTGGCTTTCTTGATAGTCATCCGTTGGTCCGGCGCATCGAGTTGCCAGGCATCGTTGTCCGTGCAAGTCAGTCGGTCAATCCTATCGCCCGCACGCGACCGACCGACCTTGCTCTTCCGGTTCGCGACAGTCGTCGAACACACCCTCGGATGGGGATCATTGACGGTGGCATCAGCGATGCGCTGTCCGAGTGGGTTATCGATCGCTGGGACATTCTCGCTGACGAAGATGTTGACCTTGCGCATGGCACCTTCATTGGTGGTTTGGCGGCAGTGGGCGGCGCCTTGAATGGCGTGGAAATCTGTTCAGAACCCGATGGCGCAGAGTTGGTCGACGTCGCCGTGTTCCCGAACGAACGAAAGGCAGGAGCCTTCGCGTCCTACTACCCCGAAGGTCTTCCCCAGTTCTTCGACGAAATGGAGACGGCGGTATCCGATGCTCGCGCCCGGCATGGGGTCCGGGTGTTCAACATGAGCCTCAACATTTTGCAGCCGGCCGCCCCTGATCGCTACAGCCCACACGCTGCGCGCCTCGATCATATCGCTGAGAGCAACAATGCGATCATGTTCATTTCGGCGGGCAATATTCAGCCACAGGATCTGCGGGCTGAATGGCCCGCCGATGCGACCGCAGCCCTCGCCAATCTTGCAACTGCTCGTAACGATAGCCTGTTGACCCCTGCAGAGAGCGCTCGCAACGTCGCCGTCGCGGCGCTCAACCCGCCGGGACACAGCGGCTGCGTGGCTTTTGCACCGACTCGCTTCAGCAGGCGTGGTCCCGGTTTGCGTGCGGGTGTGAAACCCGATCTTGCACATATCGGTGGCGCTGGCTCGTTACATCCCGAACTCGGGCATGGCCTCTTTTCCATCCTGCCCGACGGAACCGTCGTGGATGGCTGCGGCACCAGCTATGCTGCGCCGCTCGCCGCGAAAACGGCCGCCGTTCTTGATCATGCCATCGAAGGCGAGGTCTCACGCGAAACGCTGATCGCCCTGATGGTCCATCACGCCGAAATGCCGGTGCCTTTGCAACCGAAGGAGCTCGCGCCGATCGCGCGTCATATGGTGGGCTTTGGTCTCCCGCCTTCGGCGGATCGGATCCTTGAGACCGGCGATCATAGTATCACCCTTGTTTTCGCATCGCGGATTCAACGCGATCAGCAGATCAACTTCCGTTTCCCTTGGCCCGCCTCGCTGGTCGGGCCGGGCGGGAAATGCCGAGGTCGGGCGAAGATCACCTTGGTCTCCACCCCGCCTCTCGATGCGCGGTTTGGCTCGGAGTTTGTTCGCGTGAACATCAATGCCACCTTGCAGCAGGAAAAGCCAAAGGGTGGATGGAAAGGGCAACTAGAGCCCCTCTATCTTCCGTCAAAACGCGAAGCACAGGTCATTGAGGCCGAGCGCATCGAATATGATCTGAAGTGGAGCCCGGTTAAAGTGTTGGCCAAGACCTTCCCGAAGGGTGTTGGCGCTTCCTCCAACTGGCGGCTGTTCGTGGACTATCTGACCCGTGCCGGAGAGGTCATGCCGGAGGAAGGCGTGCCGTTCACGGCTATCGTCACGATCAGCGATCCGGATGCTGAACAGCCTGTGTTCAACGATATGCGTCAGAGCCTTCAGGCGCTTGGCACGCAGATCGCGGATATCCGAACCGCGGCGCGCATTACACCAAGGGTTTAA
- the cysD gene encoding sulfate adenylyltransferase subunit CysD, with protein sequence MSFDNLRYLESEAIHIIREVAATFSNPVVLYSIGKDSSVLLHLAMKAFFPGKPPFPFLHVDTLWKFREMIAFRDRTMRELDLKLIVHVNHDGIDQGISPFRDGSNVHTHVMKTMALRQALDKYRFDAALAGARRDEEKSRAKERIFSIRNAQHAWDPKRQRPEMWRTYNTRVSAGETMRVFPLSNWTELDVWRYIQKENIAVVPLYFAAPRPVVRRGTTTIMVDDERMPLEPDETVTQRMIRFRTLGCYPLTGAIESSAATVPEILREIVEARTSERQSRLIDLDEAGAMEKKKREGYF encoded by the coding sequence ATGTCATTCGACAATCTGCGATACCTCGAATCCGAAGCCATCCATATCATTCGGGAAGTCGCTGCGACCTTTTCAAATCCGGTTGTACTCTATTCCATCGGAAAGGACTCTTCCGTTTTATTGCATCTTGCAATGAAGGCGTTCTTCCCGGGAAAACCGCCCTTTCCCTTTCTTCATGTGGACACCCTGTGGAAGTTTCGGGAGATGATCGCCTTCCGCGACCGTACGATGCGGGAACTGGACCTGAAATTGATTGTCCACGTCAATCACGATGGCATCGATCAGGGTATCAGTCCCTTTCGAGACGGCTCCAACGTGCACACGCACGTGATGAAGACCATGGCGCTGCGCCAGGCGTTGGACAAATACCGTTTTGATGCTGCGCTCGCAGGCGCCCGCCGCGACGAGGAGAAATCGCGAGCGAAAGAACGGATCTTTTCCATTCGCAACGCCCAGCACGCCTGGGATCCGAAACGCCAGCGTCCGGAGATGTGGAGAACCTACAACACGCGTGTCAGCGCAGGCGAAACGATGCGCGTCTTTCCGCTTTCGAACTGGACCGAGCTCGACGTCTGGCGGTACATCCAAAAGGAAAACATTGCCGTCGTGCCACTCTATTTCGCAGCGCCGCGGCCCGTCGTGCGCCGCGGTACGACGACGATCATGGTCGACGACGAGCGCATGCCGCTTGAGCCCGACGAAACCGTCACGCAACGCATGATCCGTTTCCGCACGCTCGGCTGCTACCCTTTGACGGGCGCGATCGAATCCAGTGCGGCGACGGTTCCAGAAATTTTGCGCGAGATCGTGGAGGCACGCACCTCCGAGAGACAGAGCCGGCTGATCGATCTCGACGAGGCCGGCGCAATGGAGAAGAAGAAGCGCGAAGGGTACTTCTGA
- the nifT gene encoding putative nitrogen fixation protein NifT yields the protein MKVMIRRTGTCLTAYVPKKDLEEPIIAMENENLWGGCVLLRNGWRLALPDLPQDTRLPITVEARKISEED from the coding sequence GTGAAGGTCATGATCCGCAGAACCGGAACCTGCCTGACAGCATATGTTCCCAAGAAGGATCTCGAAGAGCCGATCATTGCCATGGAGAATGAAAATTTATGGGGCGGGTGCGTGCTGCTTAGGAACGGTTGGCGGCTCGCCCTGCCCGACCTGCCGCAGGACACGCGTCTGCCGATCACTGTCGAGGCAAGAAAGATATCTGAGGAGGACTAG
- a CDS encoding nitrogen fixation protein NifZ, whose product MSPGREQEVEIGSPPQFLPGERVRATRHIKNDGTYPGKDVGENLVRKGDEGYVRDIGTFLQQFYIYAVEWIDRGTIVGMRARELTSLDKAAVGIAETATSPKEGIAP is encoded by the coding sequence GTGAGCCCAGGACGCGAACAAGAGGTGGAAATCGGCTCTCCGCCGCAATTCCTGCCGGGCGAGCGGGTCCGTGCCACACGCCATATAAAGAATGACGGCACCTATCCGGGCAAAGACGTTGGAGAAAACCTGGTGCGGAAAGGCGATGAGGGTTATGTGCGCGACATCGGCACCTTTCTACAGCAGTTCTACATCTATGCGGTCGAATGGATCGATCGCGGCACCATCGTCGGCATGCGCGCGCGTGAACTGACGAGCCTCGACAAAGCCGCGGTTGGCATTGCCGAAACGGCCACCAGCCCCAAAGAAGGAATAGCTCCGTGA